A genome region from Tenrec ecaudatus isolate mTenEca1 chromosome 13, mTenEca1.hap1, whole genome shotgun sequence includes the following:
- the ZSWIM2 gene encoding E3 ubiquitin-protein ligase ZSWIM2 — protein MLRRGCKGSARRRHASERLSWQQDQALSSSIYLLREMGPTGFLLREEAPETRDFRVFLGNPHTCNCSTFLKGRDLCKHICWVLLKKFKLPRNHESAFQLGLMEGEISDLLRGIHRVRTPQPETNGEITQIEEDGHIKQKEIDPEDICSICQEVLLEKKLPVTFCRYGCGNSIHIKCMKILANFQEMTTSTSMLKCPLCRKEFAPLKLILEEFKNSSKLESAAEKERLDKHLGIPCNNCKQFPIEGNCYKCTECIEYHLCQECFSNCCHLSHIFTFRERRNQKWRPLEKRPKETVKYTDTKNDMEEKWPHIQEKQSQVYTPKQMVKSLPLLLITKSSKLLAPGYQCRLCLKAFRLGQHIRLLPCTHKFHRKCIDNWLLHKCNSCPVDRQAVYNPLIWKDPALTGRVQQSVSKPGVTQPSKQEPQLLVPGTRVVLQQNKLGILPSISQENSEKLSTSSSPADQNTVTDHLHSIKLSDSISRNLTYEYKISQHFPRYLQDLPTGSLGKISTQTCLPSIAHNVIGRDRGHYQTMGQDPKLPDHNPKKTLGAKMREDNRKSNTLFPEDLNIIVNWGTTKLSLSKRYNNCMGKMRPKSSHLSRRPPSHPLNAKSHAELTLIMEGVQL, from the exons ATGCTCCGCCGGGGCTGCAAGGGCTCGGCGCGACGCCGACACGCGAGCGAGCGCCTCAGCTGGCAGCAGGACCAGGCGCTGAGCAGCAGCATCTACCTCCTGCGAGAGATGGGCCCCACGGGCTTCCTGCTGAGGGAGGAGGCGCCGGAGACCAGGGACTTCCGA GTTTTCCTAGGAAATCCTCATACTTGTAACTGCTCCACCTTTCTGAAAGGCCGGGACCTGTGTAAGCACATCTGCTG GGTTTTGTTGAAAAAATTTAAGCTTCCAAGGAATCATGAAT CTGCTTTCCAGTTGGGACTCATGGAAGGAGAAATCAGCGACTTGCTCCGGGGAATACACCGAGTTAGAACTCCCCAACCAGAAACAAATGGGGAAATTACGCAGATTGAAGAAGATGGGCacataaaacaaaaggaaatcgaCCCAGAGGACATCTGCTCAATTTGTCAGGAAGTGCTGTTAGAGAAAAAGCTTCCTGTCACCTTTTGCAG GTATGGCTGTGGCAATAGTATTCATATAAAATGCATGAAGATCTTAGCTAATTTTCAAGAAATGACAACAAGCACTTCCATGTTGAAATGTCCTCTGTGCAGAAAAGAGTTTGCACCGTTAAAGCTTATTTTAGAGGAATTCAAAAACTCTAGCAAACTGGAGAGTGCAGCTGAGAAAGAGCGGCTCGACAAACACCTTGGAATTCCCTGTAATAACTGCAAACAATTTCCAATTGAGGGGAATTGCTATAA ATGTACTGAATGTATCGAATATCACTTATGCCAAGAGTGTTTTAGTAACTGCTGCCATCTTTCCcatatatttacatttcgtgag AGAAGAAACCAAAAATGGAGACCACTAGAAAAAAGACCAAAGGAAACTGTAAAATATACAGATACTAAAAATGATATGGAAGAAAAGTGGCCACATATTCAAGAAAAGCAAAG CCAAGTTTATACACCAAAACAGATGGTAAAATCTCTGCCTCTCTTGCTGATTACGAAGAGTAGTAAACTGCTTGCTCCAGGCTACCAGTGCCGCCTTTGTCTGAAGGCATTTCGTCTTGGTCAACATATAAGATTGCTCCCGTGTACTCACAAG tttcacaGAAAATGTATTGACAATTGGTTACTTCACAAGTGCAATTCGTGCCCTGTTGACAGGCAAGCTGTATACAACCCTTTGATATGGAAGGATCCAGCACTGACTGGGCGAGTACAGCAGTCTGTCTCAAAGCCGGGTGTTACTCAGCCATCAAAACAAGAACCACAGCTTCTCGTTCCTGGTACTAGAGTAGTCTTACAACAAAATAAACTTGGGATTTTACCTAGCATTTCTCAAGAGAATTCTGAAAAATTGAGTACATCTTCAAGTCCAGCAGATCAGAACACCGTAACAGATCATTTACACTCCATTAAATTAAGTGACTCAATTTCAAGAAATCTAACCTATGAATATAAAATTAGCCAACACTTCCCCAGGTATCTTCAAGATTTGCCAACTGGATCACTTGGGAAGATATCAACTCAAACATGTCTTCCTTCTATTGCCCACAATGTTATAGGCCGTGACAGAGGTCATTACCAGACGATGGGCCAAGACCCTAAGCTTCCTGACCACAATCCAAAGAAGACTCTTGGTGCTAAAATGAGAGAGGACAACAGGAAATCAAATACATTATTTCCAGAGGATTTAAATATTATTGTCAATTGGGGTACAACTAAACTTAGTCTCTCTAAAAGGTATAATAATTGTATGGGTAAAATGAGACCTAAGTCTAGTCACTTATCAAGAAGACCACCATCTCACCCCTTAAATGCAAAAAGTCATGCTGAGTTAACCTTAATAATGGAAGGAGTTCAACtgtaa